From Demequina capsici, one genomic window encodes:
- a CDS encoding F0F1 ATP synthase subunit delta encodes MRGTSQSSRAAVLREFEPVAIAAGAEGMTLASQLFVVVDALDGSGSLRRALSDPARDGSAKSALVSQLFSSLDSRVIDVVSAFAGRRWSEDEDIVVSIEDAGVNALLASAQADGSLEAVEDELFHVQRLLEGERDLLVALSNRSVSREVRLELLEGILKGRLSAVTTALLNRAVSKVRGQRLITTVKQLVETAAERRGRLLASVVSAVELSASQRQRLSAILERAYGRQVQLNVAVDPAVLGGIKVQVGTEVVDGTVFARLDEARRRLVS; translated from the coding sequence ATGCGAGGCACGAGCCAGTCCTCCAGGGCCGCGGTGCTGCGGGAGTTCGAGCCCGTCGCGATCGCGGCAGGCGCGGAGGGCATGACGCTGGCGAGCCAGCTGTTCGTCGTGGTCGACGCACTGGACGGATCGGGCTCGCTCCGGCGCGCGCTGTCCGACCCGGCTCGGGACGGGTCGGCGAAGTCCGCGCTCGTCTCGCAGCTGTTCTCCTCTCTTGACTCCCGCGTGATCGACGTCGTGTCGGCATTCGCGGGACGTCGCTGGTCGGAGGACGAGGACATCGTCGTATCGATCGAGGACGCGGGCGTCAACGCTCTGCTCGCCTCGGCGCAGGCCGACGGCTCCCTCGAGGCCGTGGAGGACGAGCTCTTCCACGTCCAGCGGCTGCTCGAGGGTGAGCGCGACCTGCTGGTGGCGCTCTCCAACCGCTCCGTCTCGCGTGAGGTGCGGCTCGAGCTGCTCGAAGGCATCCTCAAGGGCCGCCTGAGCGCCGTCACGACCGCGCTTCTGAACCGCGCTGTGTCCAAGGTGCGCGGGCAGAGGCTCATCACGACCGTGAAGCAGCTGGTGGAGACGGCTGCGGAACGCCGCGGGCGGCTGCTCGCCTCGGTGGTCTCCGCAGTGGAGCTCAGCGCTTCACAGCGCCAGCGGCTGAGCGCGATCCTGGAGCGGGCCTACGGCCGACAGGTGCAGCTCAACGTGGCCGTGGACCCTGCGGTCCTCGGCGGCATCAAGGTTCAGGTCGGGACGGAGGTCGTTGACGGTACCGTCTTCGCCCGTCTCGACGAAGCACGACGACGACTCGTCAGCTGA
- a CDS encoding PTS transporter subunit EIIC produces MFEEFATEAVAAVGGPQNIRGVTHCATRLRFQLRDTSVVDKERIQALDQAVGLRESGSQLQIVVGMQVPDAYAAVVAIDGVEELADDSAAGADERAKADAPAVKKGSIFDRLLATISAIFTPYIPLLATVGILKGAIDLSVNFGWLSADSSTYTILQSPWNALLYFFPILLAFTAAKQFGGNPYVGALIGASLVEPNLVAITGSGSDVSFFGIPFVAQSFSGTVIPIIFGMWAFGYLERWLKRVMPKITHLLLVPLVSVAVMVPAMLLVFGPIGFSIAKVIALGYEWLVGYPILLGAVFGAFFIYVIMIGAHWVVLPIQLGILASQGYEYSLAAGGMGNYALLGVVLAVALLDKDKPTRQVAGGAAFVNFLSGITEPGLYGIVMKNKRYFGALTLGGLAGGLVCGITGTYITAFAFTGLFGLPAFASSPKAVPYFIAVVVSIAVGFAATALIEKSRRRPVVEGDVVKEAVSA; encoded by the coding sequence ATGTTCGAGGAGTTCGCCACAGAGGCCGTCGCCGCAGTCGGCGGCCCACAGAACATTCGCGGCGTGACGCATTGTGCGACGCGGCTGCGCTTTCAGCTCCGCGACACGTCGGTCGTGGACAAGGAGAGGATCCAGGCTCTCGACCAGGCCGTCGGCCTGCGCGAGTCCGGGAGCCAACTTCAGATCGTCGTCGGGATGCAGGTGCCCGACGCGTATGCCGCGGTGGTCGCCATCGACGGCGTCGAAGAGCTCGCGGACGACTCAGCGGCCGGCGCCGACGAGCGTGCCAAGGCGGATGCGCCCGCGGTCAAGAAGGGATCGATCTTCGATCGCCTGCTCGCCACGATCTCGGCGATCTTCACCCCCTACATCCCGCTGCTCGCCACCGTCGGCATCTTGAAGGGTGCGATCGACCTGTCGGTGAACTTCGGCTGGCTGTCTGCGGACTCGAGCACATACACGATCCTGCAGTCCCCGTGGAACGCGTTGCTGTACTTCTTCCCGATCCTGCTTGCGTTCACCGCGGCCAAGCAGTTCGGCGGCAACCCGTACGTCGGCGCCCTGATCGGTGCCTCCCTCGTGGAGCCCAACCTGGTGGCGATCACGGGGTCCGGGTCCGACGTGTCGTTCTTCGGCATCCCGTTCGTGGCGCAGTCCTTCAGCGGCACGGTGATCCCGATCATCTTCGGCATGTGGGCGTTCGGCTACCTCGAGCGCTGGCTCAAGCGGGTCATGCCCAAGATCACCCATCTCCTGCTGGTCCCGCTCGTGTCGGTTGCCGTCATGGTGCCTGCGATGCTCCTGGTGTTCGGTCCTATCGGATTCAGCATCGCCAAGGTGATCGCGCTCGGTTACGAGTGGCTCGTCGGCTACCCGATCCTGCTCGGTGCGGTCTTCGGCGCGTTCTTCATCTACGTGATCATGATCGGCGCGCACTGGGTGGTTCTCCCGATCCAGCTCGGCATTCTCGCCAGCCAGGGCTACGAGTACTCGCTCGCTGCCGGGGGCATGGGCAACTACGCGCTGCTCGGCGTGGTGCTCGCGGTGGCGCTGCTCGACAAGGACAAGCCGACCAGGCAGGTGGCGGGCGGTGCAGCCTTCGTGAACTTCCTGTCGGGCATCACGGAGCCCGGACTGTACGGCATCGTGATGAAGAACAAGCGGTACTTCGGTGCGCTCACGCTTGGAGGTCTCGCGGGCGGCCTCGTGTGCGGGATCACCGGCACCTACATCACCGCGTTCGCGTTCACGGGCCTGTTCGGCCTGCCTGCATTCGCGTCGTCGCCCAAGGCGGTGCCGTACTTCATCGCGGTGGTGGTCTCGATCGCGGTCGGCTTCGCGGCGACCGCCCTGATCGAGAAGAGCCGCCGCCGCCCCGTCGTCGAGGGTGACGTCGTCAAGGAGGCCGTGAGCGCGTAG
- a CDS encoding PTS sugar transporter subunit IIA, whose amino-acid sequence MTTYVQAPTSGVVIPLAETSDPIFASGALGPGVAIRPGGETFVAPLAGTLVTVMPHAYGIAGDDGVEVLVHIGIDTVELEGRHFVPVVAKGQHVEAGDAFVTADLEAIAAAGFDTVTIVVVTNAGGLGAVEPVADGPVDAGAAVLKVSA is encoded by the coding sequence ATGACGACCTACGTACAGGCTCCAACTTCTGGAGTGGTGATCCCGTTGGCCGAGACCAGCGACCCCATCTTCGCCTCGGGGGCCCTGGGGCCGGGAGTCGCGATCCGCCCCGGTGGTGAGACATTCGTCGCGCCCCTCGCAGGGACGCTCGTGACGGTGATGCCGCACGCCTATGGGATCGCAGGCGACGACGGAGTCGAGGTGCTCGTGCATATCGGGATCGACACGGTCGAGCTCGAGGGCAGGCACTTCGTTCCCGTGGTGGCCAAGGGCCAGCACGTGGAAGCGGGGGACGCCTTCGTCACTGCGGACCTGGAGGCCATCGCCGCGGCCGGGTTCGACACGGTCACGATCGTGGTGGTGACGAACGCTGGCGGTCTAGGCGCGGTGGAGCCCGTGGCCGACGGCCCTGTCGACGCAGGCGCGGCTGTGCTCAAGGTCTCGGCGTAG
- the atpD gene encoding F0F1 ATP synthase subunit beta has product MTPTAKTAKTVGDEVDEATPAARGPVTGRVARVIGPVVDIEFPADAIPDIYSALTTEIDLSSQGEDEGVLHMTLEVAQHLGDNMVRAVALKPTDGLVRGATVTDTGKPISVPVGDVTKGHVFNVTGEVLNLEPDEKLEITETWPIHRKPPAFDQLESKTSMFETGIKVIDLLTPYVQGGKIGLFGGAGVGKTVLIQEMIYRVANNHNGVSVFAGVGERTREGNDLIQEMSESGVIKQTALVFGQMDEPPGTRLRVALSALTMAEYFRDVQKQDVLLFIDNIFRFTQAGSEVSTLLGRMPSAVGYQPNLADEMGQLQERITSTRGHSITSLQAIYVPADDYTDPAPATTFAHLDATTELSREIASKGLYPAVDPLTSTSRILDPRYVGKDHYEVANQVKSILQRNKELQDIIAILGVDELSEEDKIIVARARKIQQFLSQNTYMATQFTGVEGSTVPLTETIEAFKGLCSGEFDHISEQAFFNIGGLEDLDKAWNRIQKEIG; this is encoded by the coding sequence ATGACTCCCACTGCGAAGACCGCCAAGACCGTCGGCGACGAGGTCGACGAGGCCACGCCCGCCGCCCGCGGCCCGGTGACGGGTCGCGTGGCTCGCGTGATCGGCCCCGTGGTCGACATCGAGTTCCCCGCGGACGCCATCCCGGACATCTACAGCGCCCTCACCACCGAGATCGACCTCTCGAGCCAGGGCGAGGACGAGGGCGTCCTGCACATGACGCTCGAGGTCGCTCAGCACCTCGGCGACAACATGGTGCGTGCGGTCGCGCTCAAGCCGACCGACGGCCTGGTGCGCGGTGCGACCGTGACCGACACAGGCAAGCCGATCTCCGTCCCCGTCGGTGACGTCACCAAGGGCCACGTGTTCAACGTGACCGGTGAGGTCCTGAACCTCGAGCCGGACGAGAAGCTCGAGATCACCGAGACCTGGCCGATCCACCGGAAGCCGCCGGCCTTCGACCAGCTCGAGTCCAAGACGTCCATGTTCGAGACCGGCATCAAGGTCATCGACCTTCTCACGCCGTACGTGCAGGGTGGAAAGATCGGCCTCTTCGGTGGCGCGGGCGTCGGCAAGACGGTCCTCATCCAGGAGATGATCTACCGCGTCGCGAACAACCACAACGGCGTCTCGGTGTTCGCGGGCGTCGGAGAGCGTACGCGCGAGGGCAACGACCTCATCCAGGAGATGAGCGAGTCGGGCGTCATCAAGCAGACCGCTCTCGTGTTCGGCCAGATGGACGAGCCGCCGGGCACGCGTCTTCGCGTGGCGCTGTCGGCCCTGACCATGGCGGAGTACTTCCGTGATGTGCAGAAGCAGGACGTGCTGCTGTTCATCGACAACATCTTCCGCTTCACGCAGGCCGGTTCCGAGGTGTCCACCCTGCTGGGCCGCATGCCGTCCGCGGTGGGCTACCAGCCCAACCTCGCCGACGAGATGGGTCAGCTGCAGGAGCGCATCACGTCGACTCGCGGCCACTCGATCACCTCGCTGCAGGCGATCTACGTGCCTGCGGACGACTACACCGACCCGGCACCTGCGACCACGTTCGCGCACCTCGACGCCACGACCGAGCTCTCCCGTGAGATCGCGTCGAAGGGTCTGTACCCGGCCGTCGACCCGCTCACCTCGACCTCCCGCATCCTCGACCCGCGCTACGTGGGCAAGGACCACTACGAGGTGGCGAACCAGGTCAAGTCGATCCTCCAGCGCAACAAGGAGCTGCAGGACATCATCGCCATCCTCGGTGTCGACGAGCTGTCCGAGGAGGACAAGATCATCGTCGCCCGTGCGCGTAAGATCCAGCAGTTCCTGTCGCAGAACACCTACATGGCCACGCAGTTCACGGGTGTCGAGGGCTCGACCGTCCCGCTGACGGAGACCATCGAGGCGTTCAAGGGTCTGTGCAGCGGTGAGTTCGACCACATCTCCGAGCAGGCCTTCTTCAACATCGGTGGCCTCGAGGACCTCGACAAGGCGTGGAACCGTATCCAGAAGGAGATCGGCTAA
- a CDS encoding oxidoreductase: protein MKYPLLFSPLVINGMMTKNRIVATPTGEHFEDKALGGAGIVIAGHAIVEPGRSSYASGDEPDAFAKYEVEETRRRILRVHQGGAKASIEIFHGGEHARVKDFARGPDAKVRADGVEVRAMTAADMDEVLAHYARTVRNARDVGFDMVFMHFGHGWLPAQFLSPRTNHRTDEHGGSLENRARFPLRILETVREAVGPDFPVDMRISAVEFMDGSIEFSDVLQFIRWAEPYLDAVQISAGVDIGIQGNVHMATTNFEPHHPNAAWAAQVREAVSIPVAVVGAVMNPDEAERLIADGAVDMVALGRPLIADPDWPRKAQEGRGGDITPCIRCLQCYHISTERRHVGCSVNPRFWNEEIVPRRLEPAVRPRRLVVVGGGPAGITGALTAARRGHEVILLERSDALGGQLRWIAQERYKEDIAAYLAYLERQVEASSIDVRLGVDATPDVIKELTPDALMIAVGASEVELPIPGVDGAHVLTGNEAVEREHELGDEVVILGAGQIGTEIGLELATFSDRHVTLVDPGDTYARRGNTLYREGLRQKLDAASTRMEFRWGTACQRIEADHVVVRDADGELSTIPADHVIVAVGMKPRKVEAQAFYGVVAETVMVGDCNAPRIIQDAVFEAHSYAMNL, encoded by the coding sequence ATGAAGTACCCGCTGTTGTTCAGCCCGCTCGTCATCAACGGGATGATGACGAAGAACCGCATTGTCGCGACTCCCACGGGCGAGCATTTCGAGGACAAGGCGCTCGGCGGTGCCGGCATCGTCATCGCCGGGCACGCGATCGTCGAGCCCGGCCGTTCCAGTTACGCCTCGGGAGATGAGCCGGACGCGTTCGCGAAGTACGAGGTCGAGGAGACTCGACGTCGCATCCTGAGGGTCCATCAGGGAGGCGCCAAGGCGTCGATCGAGATCTTCCACGGCGGCGAGCATGCACGCGTGAAGGACTTCGCGCGGGGACCGGACGCGAAGGTTCGGGCCGACGGCGTGGAGGTGCGTGCCATGACCGCGGCCGACATGGACGAGGTTCTCGCGCACTATGCGCGGACCGTGCGCAACGCCCGCGATGTCGGCTTCGACATGGTCTTCATGCACTTCGGCCACGGCTGGCTGCCTGCACAGTTCCTGTCGCCGCGCACCAACCACCGGACCGACGAGCACGGCGGCTCGCTCGAGAACCGCGCGCGGTTCCCGCTGAGGATCCTCGAGACGGTGCGCGAGGCCGTAGGCCCCGACTTCCCGGTCGACATGCGCATCAGTGCCGTGGAGTTCATGGACGGTTCGATCGAGTTCTCGGACGTCCTCCAGTTCATCAGGTGGGCCGAGCCGTACCTGGACGCGGTGCAGATCTCCGCGGGCGTGGACATCGGCATCCAGGGCAACGTGCACATGGCCACCACGAACTTCGAGCCGCATCACCCCAATGCCGCGTGGGCTGCACAGGTCCGTGAGGCCGTGAGCATCCCGGTCGCGGTGGTGGGTGCTGTCATGAACCCCGACGAGGCGGAGCGCCTGATCGCCGACGGGGCGGTCGACATGGTCGCGCTCGGCCGTCCGCTGATCGCCGATCCTGACTGGCCGCGGAAGGCGCAGGAGGGGCGAGGCGGAGACATCACGCCGTGCATCCGCTGCCTGCAGTGCTATCACATCTCCACAGAGCGGCGGCATGTGGGCTGCTCCGTGAACCCGCGGTTCTGGAACGAGGAGATCGTTCCCCGCAGGCTCGAGCCCGCGGTGCGGCCGCGGAGGCTGGTCGTCGTCGGGGGAGGGCCTGCAGGCATCACGGGTGCCCTCACCGCCGCACGTCGCGGTCACGAGGTGATCCTGCTCGAACGCTCCGATGCTCTGGGCGGCCAGCTCCGGTGGATCGCGCAGGAGCGGTACAAGGAGGACATCGCCGCCTACCTCGCCTACCTGGAGCGTCAGGTCGAAGCGAGCTCCATCGACGTGCGGCTCGGCGTGGACGCGACTCCGGACGTGATCAAGGAGCTCACGCCCGACGCGCTCATGATCGCGGTCGGCGCAAGCGAGGTGGAACTTCCGATCCCGGGCGTGGACGGCGCGCACGTGCTCACCGGTAACGAGGCGGTGGAGCGCGAGCATGAGCTCGGTGACGAGGTGGTCATTCTCGGTGCGGGCCAGATCGGCACAGAGATCGGGCTCGAGCTCGCGACGTTCTCCGACCGGCACGTGACGTTGGTCGACCCGGGAGACACATACGCGAGGCGCGGCAACACCCTCTATCGGGAGGGGCTGCGGCAGAAGCTCGACGCGGCATCGACGCGGATGGAGTTCCGCTGGGGAACGGCGTGCCAGCGCATCGAGGCCGACCACGTGGTGGTGCGGGACGCCGACGGAGAGCTGTCGACCATCCCTGCGGACCATGTGATCGTGGCGGTGGGGATGAAGCCCCGCAAGGTCGAGGCCCAGGCGTTCTACGGCGTCGTCGCCGAGACGGTGATGGTGGGTGACTGCAACGCGCCCCGGATCATCCAGGACGCGGTGTTCGAGGCCCACTCGTACGCGATGAATCTGTGA
- a CDS encoding F0F1 ATP synthase subunit epsilon, producing the protein MASITVDIVAPDQTLWSGTARSVTAPTVEGSIGLLPHHEPVLSVLAVGVVAVVSDDGSRTELPITGGFLSFDHDTVTIVADPGSGVAAS; encoded by the coding sequence ATGGCCTCCATCACCGTCGACATCGTCGCCCCGGACCAGACTCTCTGGTCCGGGACGGCGCGGTCGGTGACCGCACCCACCGTGGAGGGATCCATCGGTCTGCTGCCGCACCACGAGCCGGTCCTGTCCGTGCTCGCGGTCGGGGTGGTGGCCGTGGTCTCCGACGACGGGTCGCGCACCGAGCTTCCCATCACCGGCGGCTTCCTGTCGTTCGACCACGATACGGTGACGATCGTCGCCGACCCGGGGTCGGGCGTCGCCGCCTCGTAG
- the atpA gene encoding F0F1 ATP synthase subunit alpha has product MTDVTISPDEIRAALDNYVKSYEPKGAVTDEVGTVTLAGDGIAQVEGLPGCMANELLRFEDGTLGLALNLDVREIGVVVLGEFTGIEEGQSVQRTGEVLSVAVGDGYLGRVVDPLGNPIDGLGEVATTSRRALELQAPGVMHRKSVHEPLQTGLKAVDAMIPIGRGQRQLIIGDRQTGKTAIAIDTIINQKANWESGDPTKQVRCIYVAIGQKGSTIASVRGALEDAGALEYTTIVAAPASDPAGFKYLAPYTGSAIGQHWMYDGKHVLIIFDDLSKQAEAYRAVSLLLRRPPGREAYPGDVFYLHSRLLERCAKLSDDMGAGSMTGLPVIETKANDVSAYIPTNVISITDGQIFLQSDLFNANQRPAIDVGISVSRVGGSAQVKAMKKVSGTLKIDLAQYRSLEAFAMFASDLDAASRQQLTRGARLMELLKQPQYSPYPVEEQVVSIWAGTKGKLDKIALADVLRFERELIDHLRRNTSILTDIATSGQLSDDTEAALATAVDDYLSTFLDSEGTELSTTSAIEGGGDVDVEQEQIVAKKKK; this is encoded by the coding sequence ATGACTGACGTGACGATCAGCCCCGACGAGATCCGGGCTGCACTCGACAACTACGTGAAGTCGTACGAGCCCAAGGGCGCGGTGACCGACGAGGTCGGCACCGTGACGCTCGCGGGTGACGGCATCGCGCAGGTCGAGGGCCTCCCCGGCTGCATGGCCAACGAGCTGCTGCGCTTCGAGGACGGGACCCTCGGTCTCGCACTGAACCTCGATGTGCGCGAGATCGGCGTCGTCGTGCTGGGCGAGTTCACCGGCATCGAGGAGGGCCAGTCGGTGCAGCGCACCGGCGAGGTGCTCTCCGTCGCGGTCGGAGACGGCTACCTGGGTCGTGTGGTCGACCCGCTCGGCAACCCGATCGACGGTCTCGGCGAGGTGGCCACCACCTCTCGCCGTGCGCTCGAGCTTCAGGCGCCTGGCGTCATGCACCGCAAGTCGGTCCACGAGCCCCTGCAGACCGGCCTCAAGGCCGTCGACGCGATGATCCCGATCGGCCGTGGGCAGCGCCAGCTCATCATCGGTGACCGCCAGACCGGCAAGACCGCCATCGCTATCGACACGATCATCAACCAGAAGGCGAACTGGGAGAGCGGCGACCCGACCAAGCAGGTCCGTTGCATCTATGTCGCCATCGGCCAGAAGGGCTCGACCATCGCCTCCGTGCGTGGCGCCCTCGAGGATGCCGGAGCGCTGGAGTACACGACGATCGTCGCCGCGCCCGCCTCCGACCCCGCCGGCTTCAAGTACCTGGCGCCTTACACCGGCTCGGCCATCGGCCAGCACTGGATGTACGACGGCAAGCACGTCCTCATCATCTTCGACGACCTGTCGAAGCAGGCCGAGGCCTACCGTGCGGTCTCGCTGCTCCTGCGTCGTCCGCCGGGCCGCGAGGCCTACCCGGGTGATGTGTTCTACCTGCACTCCCGTCTGCTCGAGCGTTGCGCGAAGCTGTCGGACGACATGGGCGCCGGTTCGATGACCGGCCTGCCCGTCATCGAGACCAAGGCCAACGACGTGTCGGCGTACATCCCGACCAACGTCATCTCCATCACCGACGGCCAGATCTTCCTGCAGTCGGACCTCTTCAACGCCAACCAGCGTCCCGCGATCGACGTCGGCATCTCGGTGTCCCGTGTCGGTGGCTCCGCGCAGGTCAAGGCCATGAAGAAGGTGTCCGGCACCCTGAAGATCGACCTGGCTCAGTACCGCTCGCTCGAGGCGTTCGCGATGTTCGCGTCCGACCTCGACGCCGCGTCGCGCCAGCAGCTGACCCGTGGTGCCCGCCTCATGGAGCTGCTGAAGCAGCCCCAGTACTCGCCCTACCCGGTCGAGGAGCAGGTCGTCTCCATCTGGGCCGGCACGAAGGGCAAGCTCGACAAGATCGCGCTGGCCGACGTGCTGCGGTTCGAGCGCGAGCTGATCGACCACCTGCGTCGCAACACCTCGATCCTCACGGACATCGCGACGTCGGGCCAGCTCTCCGACGACACCGAGGCTGCTCTTGCGACCGCGGTCGACGACTACCTGTCGACGTTCCTCGACTCTGAGGGCACCGAGCTGTCGACGACCTCGGCGATCGAGGGCGGCGGCGATGTCGACGTCGAGCAGGAGCAGATCGTCGCGAAGAAGAAGAAGTAG
- the nucS gene encoding endonuclease NucS codes for MRVVIARCAARYTGRLSAHLPLATRAIMVKADGSVLLHSDGGSYKPLNWMSPPCTMREVAPEPEASERGVALVWVVQHQKSDDRLEIDLHEVLSDTEHELGVDPGLVKDGVEAHLQELLAEQVSLLGDGYTLVRREFPTAIGPVDIMAKDANGASVAIEIKRRGEIDGVEQLTRYLELLNRDPLLAPVSGVFAAQEIKPQARVLAEDRGIRCLLLDYEGMRGAEDLSTRLF; via the coding sequence ATGCGGGTAGTGATCGCCCGCTGTGCCGCCCGCTACACCGGCCGGCTCAGCGCTCACCTGCCGCTCGCCACGCGGGCGATCATGGTGAAGGCAGACGGCTCTGTGCTGTTGCATTCCGACGGCGGCTCCTACAAGCCGCTCAACTGGATGAGCCCGCCTTGCACGATGCGGGAGGTCGCGCCGGAGCCGGAGGCGTCCGAGCGCGGGGTTGCCCTGGTGTGGGTGGTGCAGCATCAGAAGTCCGACGACCGGTTGGAGATCGATCTGCACGAGGTGCTGTCGGACACCGAGCACGAGCTCGGCGTGGACCCGGGCCTCGTGAAGGATGGCGTCGAGGCGCACCTCCAGGAGCTGCTCGCGGAGCAGGTGAGCCTGCTGGGCGATGGTTACACGCTCGTGCGCCGCGAGTTCCCCACGGCGATTGGCCCGGTCGACATCATGGCAAAGGACGCCAATGGAGCGTCCGTGGCGATCGAGATCAAGCGGCGTGGAGAGATCGATGGCGTGGAGCAGCTGACGCGCTACCTCGAGCTCCTGAATCGCGATCCACTGCTCGCGCCGGTGAGCGGAGTCTTCGCCGCGCAGGAGATCAAGCCGCAGGCGCGTGTGCTTGCCGAGGACCGCGGCATCCGCTGCCTGCTGCTCGATTACGAGGGCATGCGCGGCGCAGAGGACCTGTCGACCCGTCTGTTCTGA
- a CDS encoding F0F1 ATP synthase subunit B — translation MIVTQQAIAIFAAAGEENINPLIPAPFEIFWSLIPLAVVFFVFFRYVMPKLGAVLDERAALIEGGISKAEKAQAEAAAALEEYTAQLTEARAEAARIREDARAEAAQILAETRVKAGHEADRIVETANKQIEAERQQAIVSLRSDVGALATELASKIVGESLADDARQQRVIDAFLTDLEANVKAEG, via the coding sequence GTGATCGTGACGCAGCAGGCAATCGCGATCTTCGCGGCTGCGGGTGAGGAGAACATCAACCCCCTCATCCCCGCGCCGTTCGAGATCTTCTGGTCGCTGATCCCGCTGGCGGTCGTGTTCTTCGTCTTCTTCCGCTACGTGATGCCCAAGCTGGGTGCCGTGCTGGACGAGCGCGCGGCACTGATCGAGGGCGGCATCTCCAAGGCTGAGAAGGCACAGGCGGAGGCGGCTGCGGCCCTCGAGGAGTACACCGCGCAGCTGACCGAGGCACGTGCCGAGGCAGCTCGCATCCGTGAGGACGCCCGCGCTGAGGCGGCTCAGATCCTCGCGGAGACCCGCGTGAAGGCCGGCCACGAGGCCGACCGCATCGTGGAGACGGCGAACAAGCAGATCGAGGCGGAGCGTCAGCAGGCGATCGTGTCGCTGCGCAGCGACGTCGGCGCGCTCGCCACCGAGCTCGCCTCGAAGATCGTCGGCGAGTCTCTCGCGGACGACGCCCGGCAGCAGCGCGTCATCGACGCGTTCCTGACCGATCTCGAGGCGAATGTGAAGGCGGAGGGGTAG
- the atpE gene encoding ATP synthase F0 subunit C gives MADVTTLAEITGNMNTVGYGLAAIGPAIGLGILMGKVVEGTARQPEMAGRLQGIMWIGIGLIEVLALIGIATPFFLP, from the coding sequence ATGGCAGACGTCACGACGCTTGCTGAGATCACGGGCAACATGAACACCGTGGGATACGGCCTCGCTGCGATCGGCCCGGCCATCGGCCTGGGCATCCTGATGGGCAAGGTCGTCGAGGGCACGGCACGCCAGCCCGAGATGGCCGGTCGCCTCCAGGGCATCATGTGGATCGGCATCGGTCTGATCGAGGTGCTCGCGCTTATCGGCATCGCCACTCCGTTCTTCCTCCCGTGA
- a CDS encoding F0F1 ATP synthase subunit gamma, producing the protein MSGKQREYRGRIRSTQSLKKIFRAMELIAASRIGKARQRVGQAAPYTRAITRAISAVATHSSIDHPLTSERTDTNRVAMLVVTADRGMAGAYSANVLREAERLRERLESDGKEVVQYASGRRAVSYYKFRHRELAGQWDDGSDSPEFARAKEISEALYEAFRADADKGGVSEIHLVFTRFNSMVNQEPRVIRMLPIEVVEGVAGPGEEVEPLYDFEPGAEEVLDALLPRYIQSRIFTCLLQAAASELANRQRAMNTAVTNAEDIIRQYTRLANSARQAEITQEISEIVSGADALAAGS; encoded by the coding sequence ATGAGCGGCAAGCAGCGCGAGTACCGGGGGCGGATCCGGTCCACGCAATCGCTGAAGAAGATCTTCCGCGCGATGGAGCTGATCGCTGCGTCGCGCATCGGGAAGGCTCGTCAGCGTGTGGGCCAGGCCGCTCCGTACACCCGTGCCATCACCCGTGCGATCAGCGCGGTGGCGACGCACTCGTCGATCGACCACCCGCTGACGTCCGAGCGCACCGACACCAACAGGGTCGCGATGCTCGTGGTGACGGCCGACCGCGGCATGGCGGGCGCCTACTCGGCGAACGTCCTGCGCGAGGCCGAGCGCCTGCGTGAGCGCCTCGAGTCGGACGGCAAGGAGGTCGTCCAGTACGCCTCCGGTCGCCGTGCCGTGTCGTACTACAAGTTCCGTCACCGTGAGCTCGCGGGGCAGTGGGACGACGGTTCCGACTCGCCCGAGTTCGCCCGCGCGAAGGAGATCTCCGAGGCGCTCTACGAGGCGTTCCGCGCGGATGCCGACAAGGGCGGCGTGTCCGAGATCCACCTGGTGTTCACCCGCTTCAACTCGATGGTGAACCAGGAGCCCCGCGTCATCCGGATGCTCCCCATCGAGGTCGTGGAAGGCGTGGCGGGACCGGGCGAGGAGGTCGAGCCGCTGTACGACTTCGAGCCCGGTGCCGAGGAGGTCCTCGACGCTCTGCTGCCGCGTTACATCCAGTCGCGCATCTTCACATGCCTGCTGCAGGCGGCGGCCTCGGAGCTCGCCAACCGCCAGCGCGCGATGAACACCGCTGTCACGAACGCGGAGGACATCATCCGTCAGTACACCCGACTCGCCAACTCGGCGCGTCAGGCAGAGATCACCCAGGAGATCAGCGAGATCGTCTCGGGCGCCGATGCGCTCGCGGCGGGCTCCTGA